A window of Haliscomenobacter hydrossis DSM 1100 contains these coding sequences:
- a CDS encoding LytR/AlgR family response regulator transcription factor, whose product MIPQTLTILMLEDEPLVALSLLNLVREIEPAATIIGPLSSVKEAQEWFNTHPSPDLVLADIQLADGISLDVFANRPLDCPIIFTTAYNEYAIRAFKLNSIDYLLKPIEKEDLKTALDKYHLLQAKFENKTYLLQMQELFANFNPGAKKYKTRFSVHQGRSMALIPAEEIVCFGKEEYIYLLNTDGKKYISDFRSLDEVAELLDPTQFFRANRQYLVALTAIEGFRSDEWGKLKLKLKVSPGEEVTVSREKAGEFRRWVEK is encoded by the coding sequence GTGATCCCACAAACCCTGACCATATTGATGTTGGAAGATGAGCCGTTGGTGGCACTAAGCCTTTTGAATCTGGTGCGCGAAATTGAACCCGCAGCCACCATCATCGGTCCTTTGAGCAGTGTGAAAGAAGCCCAGGAGTGGTTCAATACCCATCCCAGTCCGGATTTGGTTCTGGCGGATATTCAATTGGCGGATGGCATCAGCCTTGATGTTTTTGCCAATCGACCACTCGATTGTCCCATCATTTTTACCACAGCTTACAATGAATACGCCATCCGGGCTTTTAAACTCAACAGCATCGACTATTTGCTCAAGCCCATCGAGAAAGAGGACCTGAAGACTGCACTGGACAAGTACCACCTGTTGCAGGCCAAGTTTGAAAACAAAACTTACCTGCTGCAAATGCAAGAGCTTTTCGCCAATTTTAATCCCGGGGCTAAAAAGTACAAAACCCGCTTTTCGGTACACCAGGGGCGCAGCATGGCCCTGATTCCGGCGGAAGAAATCGTTTGTTTTGGCAAAGAGGAGTACATTTATTTGTTGAATACGGATGGAAAAAAGTACATCAGCGATTTTCGCTCCCTAGATGAGGTAGCCGAGTTGCTGGACCCCACGCAGTTTTTTCGCGCCAACCGACAGTACCTCGTGGCGCTGACTGCCATCGAAGGTTTTCGCAGCGATGAATGGGGCAAGCTCAAGCTTAAACTCAAGGTTTCACCCGGAGAA
- a CDS encoding sensor histidine kinase: MKRSLWTYLFIGLFCLFGAYMRSRILTGLPWYVYVLFFVLQFVFIIGIWESIIWVNRKLEARFSLENRPFVRIMVPVLVSTVGISSIFLIMIRLFSTHFPSYATKEFLLLLGVLAVISIALLNFIFFTFDFLKKLKMSLEEKTAFELLAMQAEREKTLLQYHHLRNQVNPHFLFNTLTSLDGLVQQDPRLASKFIRHLAKVYRYVLEHKENEVVSLQTELDFIEHYISLLNIRYGESLQIEVDVSDKARDQGIVMVTLQMLIDNALKHNIVQSDRPLYISIACNMGYLEVKNNKQIRRQIETSNGEGLSQLQQLYQFLSEKPVKILDGDLFFKVQIPLL, from the coding sequence ATGAAACGAAGTTTATGGACGTATCTGTTCATTGGCCTGTTTTGTTTGTTTGGTGCGTACATGCGTTCCCGAATTTTAACGGGCTTGCCCTGGTATGTTTATGTCTTGTTTTTTGTGCTTCAGTTTGTATTCATTATTGGCATTTGGGAGTCAATAATTTGGGTGAACCGCAAACTTGAAGCCCGTTTTTCCCTGGAAAATCGCCCATTTGTGCGCATCATGGTGCCCGTATTGGTTTCTACCGTCGGGATTTCTTCGATTTTTTTGATCATGATTCGCTTGTTTAGCACCCATTTTCCTAGCTATGCCACTAAAGAATTTTTGCTGCTGTTGGGGGTGTTGGCAGTAATTTCGATTGCCTTGCTCAATTTTATCTTTTTCACTTTTGATTTTTTAAAAAAGCTCAAAATGTCTCTGGAGGAAAAAACGGCGTTTGAATTGCTGGCGATGCAGGCTGAACGGGAAAAAACCTTACTGCAATACCACCACCTGCGCAACCAGGTCAATCCTCATTTTTTGTTCAATACCTTAACCTCTCTGGACGGTCTGGTGCAGCAAGATCCACGCCTGGCTTCCAAATTCATCCGCCATCTGGCCAAAGTATACCGCTATGTGCTGGAACACAAAGAAAACGAAGTGGTGAGCCTGCAAACCGAGCTTGATTTTATCGAGCATTACATTTCTTTGTTGAACATTCGCTACGGAGAATCGCTGCAGATTGAAGTAGATGTATCGGATAAAGCCAGGGATCAGGGCATTGTGATGGTTACGCTCCAGATGTTGATCGACAATGCACTGAAACACAACATCGTCCAATCTGATCGCCCTTTGTACATCAGCATTGCTTGCAACATGGGGTATTTGGAGGTGAAAAACAACAAACAAATCCGCCGACAAATCGAAACATCTAACGGTGAAGGATTGTCCCAGTTGCAGCAACTTTACCAGTTTTTGAGTGAAAAACCAGTCAAAATCCTGGATGGAGATTTATTTTTTAAAGTTCAAATTCCTTTGTTGTGA
- a CDS encoding ABC transporter ATP-binding protein, whose amino-acid sequence MILQAKKITKYFHDPETVEVLKQVDFAVNEGEFLSIIGKSGCGKSTLLYILSTMDTDYAGELDIKGNRLNGWSQNQLARFRNENLGFVFQFHFLLPEFTALRNVMMPALKLGKYSYAEIEQRAMDKLRMVEMETFSHKMASKLSGGQQQRVAIARALVNDPAIIMGDEPTGNLDKVNSQRVFEIFQNLAKENHQTIITVTHDQDFAAGSDRIIEMSDGQIIAG is encoded by the coding sequence ATGATTCTACAAGCCAAAAAAATCACCAAATACTTCCACGATCCGGAAACCGTTGAGGTCCTCAAACAGGTGGATTTTGCAGTCAATGAGGGCGAGTTCCTGTCCATTATTGGCAAGTCGGGCTGTGGGAAGTCAACCTTGTTGTACATCCTCAGCACGATGGATACGGATTATGCGGGTGAACTTGACATCAAAGGGAATCGACTCAATGGCTGGTCACAAAATCAGTTGGCGCGATTTCGCAATGAAAACCTGGGCTTTGTGTTTCAGTTTCATTTTCTTTTACCAGAATTTACCGCATTGCGCAACGTGATGATGCCTGCACTAAAACTCGGGAAATACTCCTATGCCGAAATTGAGCAACGCGCCATGGATAAACTGCGCATGGTAGAAATGGAAACATTTTCCCACAAAATGGCCTCCAAACTTTCCGGCGGCCAACAACAACGTGTGGCCATCGCCCGGGCACTTGTTAATGACCCTGCCATCATTATGGGGGACGAGCCTACCGGCAATCTGGATAAAGTAAATTCCCAACGGGTGTTTGAAATTTTTCAGAACCTGGCCAAAGAAAACCACCAAACCATCATTACTGTTACCCATGATCAGGATTTTGCGGCGGGAAGTGACCGCATCATCGAGATGAGTGATGGACAAATTATCGCAGGATGA
- a CDS encoding ABC transporter permease, whose amino-acid sequence MKRSLTLEIALTHLLTKRKQTIVAMLGVTFGISMFLVMISFMTGVNDFTKRLAMDEAPDIRIYNPLEIEKNTIIAKAAEDTSGNLYLVHHQRPKNVLPKLPNSLMLAKVLESMPEIKGVAPQVATQVFFNNGPIRISGSLLGIDVKRQGELFTLGQKMDAGQLIDLLGINDGVLLGYGLAKTMNVGVGDRVSITTSEGNILMLRVVGIFSYGMADFDNARAYATLATVQKVMQRDPSFITDLHLKMYDNARAKAMAEQISKQFGVHAEDWTTANASLLAGESIRFVMTGVISFTLLLVAGFGIYNIMNMNIINKLKDIAILKATGFESRQIVGIFLWQSAIIGVMGGTIGLLLGYGFCVALSHTPFPNGDIIRIETMPVNFFPQHYIMGFCFGVITTILAGFFPSLKAAKVDPVQIIRG is encoded by the coding sequence ATGAAGCGCAGCCTAACCCTCGAAATTGCCCTCACCCACTTGCTGACCAAGCGCAAGCAGACCATTGTGGCCATGTTGGGGGTTACATTTGGGATCTCGATGTTTTTGGTGATGATCAGTTTTATGACCGGGGTCAACGATTTTACCAAACGCCTGGCCATGGATGAAGCACCTGACATCCGGATTTATAACCCCTTGGAGATAGAAAAAAATACCATCATTGCCAAGGCAGCTGAGGATACCAGCGGCAACCTGTATTTGGTGCACCACCAAAGACCCAAAAATGTACTACCCAAACTGCCCAATTCACTCATGTTGGCCAAGGTCCTGGAAAGTATGCCCGAAATCAAAGGGGTAGCTCCCCAGGTGGCCACCCAGGTATTTTTCAACAACGGGCCCATCCGCATTTCGGGTTCATTGCTAGGCATTGATGTCAAACGCCAGGGAGAATTGTTTACACTCGGCCAAAAGATGGATGCGGGCCAACTCATCGATCTTTTGGGCATCAATGATGGGGTGCTTTTGGGGTATGGCTTAGCCAAAACCATGAACGTAGGGGTAGGGGATCGGGTGAGCATTACGACCTCAGAAGGCAATATCCTGATGCTGCGGGTAGTAGGGATTTTTTCCTACGGCATGGCAGATTTTGACAACGCCCGGGCCTATGCAACCTTGGCAACCGTACAAAAAGTGATGCAGCGCGACCCCAGTTTTATCACCGATTTACACCTCAAAATGTACGACAATGCCCGTGCAAAGGCCATGGCTGAACAGATCAGCAAACAATTTGGCGTACACGCCGAGGATTGGACAACCGCTAACGCCTCTTTGTTGGCGGGCGAAAGTATCCGTTTCGTCATGACCGGGGTCATTTCTTTTACGCTCTTGTTGGTGGCAGGTTTCGGCATCTACAACATCATGAACATGAACATCATCAACAAGCTGAAAGACATTGCCATCCTGAAAGCCACGGGTTTTGAAAGCCGCCAAATTGTGGGCATCTTTTTGTGGCAATCGGCCATCATCGGGGTAATGGGTGGAACGATTGGTTTGCTACTGGGCTACGGCTTTTGTGTGGCGCTGTCACATACCCCTTTCCCAAATGGCGACATCATCCGCATCGAAACGATGCCGGTAAACTTTTTTCCACAGCATTACATTATGGGCTTCTGCTTTGGCGTAATCACCACCATTCTGGCGGGTTTTTTCCCGTCGTTGAAGGCGGCTAAAGTGGATCCGGTGCAAATCATTAGAGGGTGA
- a CDS encoding efflux RND transporter periplasmic adaptor subunit, producing the protein MKYFCCLLFISLLFWGCGKDKIKETQPEIATLTEAVYASGTLVPESEYRVMSVSDGIITAVRIKAGDQVQAGALLFSLSNANLNANVAAAQQLLDKTRPLTTDAAPQLRELRNRLQSAQAKMRFDSLQHQRFSSLMASEAISQREFEQAQLQYESSQREVSALQQQVRQVNLNSALQAQQAENQLRIANTSQQNTQLKSFGEGLVYEVFKYPGDMVYPNQPLAIIGSKNLIAKLMIDETDLGKIKLGQVVLLTMDAFPDQIFHAEITRIYPMLNRVEQSIRVDAVLSDPLPQTMYGLNVEANIVIREETNALVIPKSLLLPGDSVLVMTDKTEHKVKIQRGVEDAQRVQVLSGLDKTSRLILK; encoded by the coding sequence ATGAAATATTTCTGCTGTCTTTTGTTCATCAGCCTGCTCTTTTGGGGCTGCGGAAAAGATAAAATCAAGGAAACCCAACCTGAAATCGCCACCTTAACCGAAGCTGTTTACGCCTCTGGAACCTTGGTACCCGAGTCTGAATACCGAGTCATGAGTGTTTCGGACGGCATCATCACCGCAGTGCGCATCAAAGCGGGCGACCAGGTGCAGGCAGGTGCCTTACTTTTTTCGCTCAGCAACGCCAATTTGAATGCCAATGTGGCCGCCGCCCAGCAATTGCTCGACAAGACCCGACCCCTTACCACTGATGCGGCTCCCCAATTGCGCGAATTGCGCAACCGCCTGCAAAGTGCTCAGGCAAAAATGCGTTTTGATAGCCTGCAACACCAACGCTTCAGCAGTTTGATGGCCTCTGAAGCCATCTCCCAACGCGAATTCGAGCAGGCACAATTGCAATACGAATCCAGCCAACGCGAAGTATCAGCACTGCAACAACAGGTAAGACAAGTCAACCTCAATTCTGCCCTGCAAGCCCAACAAGCCGAAAACCAGCTGCGCATTGCCAACACCTCGCAGCAAAACACCCAGTTGAAAAGTTTTGGCGAAGGTTTGGTGTATGAAGTGTTTAAATACCCGGGTGATATGGTGTACCCCAATCAACCCTTGGCCATCATTGGGAGCAAAAACCTCATCGCCAAGTTGATGATTGATGAAACGGATTTGGGTAAAATTAAGCTGGGTCAAGTCGTTTTGCTGACCATGGACGCCTTCCCCGATCAAATTTTTCACGCCGAAATCACCCGCATTTACCCCATGCTCAACCGTGTAGAGCAATCCATCCGGGTGGATGCGGTGTTGAGTGATCCTTTGCCCCAAACCATGTACGGACTCAACGTGGAAGCCAACATTGTGATCCGGGAGGAAACGAATGCCCTGGTAATTCCGAAATCACTGTTGTTGCCGGGAGACAGTGTGTTGGTAATGACCGATAAAACCGAACACAAAGTAAAGATTCAACGTGGGGTAGAAGACGCCCAACGGGTACAGGTGCTCAGTGGATTGGATAAAACAAGCCGATTGATCCTTAAATAA
- a CDS encoding PD-(D/E)XK nuclease family protein has protein sequence MEIKTLLARVSDIKKCYEKIAELSGEKYNVFVTLKMHADEVKLHSAFLASLLDPKGSHGQKDIFLKLFLDSLGVTEFDTSNAEVKIEEDVGKVTEDSGGRIDIVISSGSRNILIENKIYAGDQSGQLMRYYKAYENKELFYLTLYGVDASENSVGKDSGVKYQPISYVEDILDWLNQCQKESVNHPILRETIAQYINLIKLLTNQTYSNEMKKELIDIVTENKETLNGFFELLSVSESVLESILQKFVVQISEIAQDLGLKYEEKLSITKSYSNFRFYKESWQGIRILFEFGSKNTRNFYFGLVKQENSEASEDFVAKILTTFGRKYTLRASGNSGWICRADWPKYRDWNYDVYLKIQTGVEMKEILKQKIQELLEIIEIAQGNEST, from the coding sequence ATGGAAATCAAAACCCTATTAGCTCGTGTTTCAGATATCAAAAAATGCTATGAAAAAATAGCTGAATTGTCGGGAGAAAAATACAATGTTTTTGTCACTCTAAAGATGCATGCCGATGAAGTTAAGCTTCATTCTGCTTTTCTAGCAAGCTTACTTGATCCTAAAGGAAGTCATGGTCAAAAGGATATTTTTTTAAAACTTTTTTTGGATTCTCTAGGGGTCACGGAATTTGATACTTCTAATGCCGAGGTGAAAATTGAAGAAGATGTTGGAAAAGTGACAGAGGATAGCGGCGGTCGTATTGATATTGTTATTTCTTCCGGGTCAAGAAATATCTTAATCGAAAATAAAATCTATGCTGGAGATCAGTCCGGTCAGTTGATGCGATATTACAAAGCCTATGAAAATAAAGAACTTTTTTATCTAACACTTTATGGTGTGGATGCTAGTGAAAATAGTGTAGGGAAGGACTCAGGTGTTAAATATCAACCTATTTCTTACGTTGAAGATATTTTGGATTGGCTCAATCAATGCCAGAAAGAATCAGTGAATCATCCCATATTGAGAGAAACCATAGCCCAATACATTAACCTAATCAAGCTATTAACCAACCAAACTTATAGCAACGAGATGAAAAAAGAACTAATCGACATTGTCACAGAAAATAAAGAAACACTGAATGGTTTTTTCGAACTATTGAGCGTCAGCGAAAGTGTTCTAGAAAGTATTCTTCAAAAATTTGTTGTGCAAATTAGCGAAATTGCACAAGACTTAGGGCTTAAATATGAAGAAAAGCTAAGCATAACAAAATCCTATTCCAATTTTCGGTTTTATAAAGAAAGCTGGCAAGGTATTAGAATACTCTTTGAATTTGGTTCAAAAAATACACGGAATTTTTATTTCGGTCTTGTGAAGCAGGAGAATTCAGAAGCTTCCGAAGATTTTGTAGCAAAAATACTAACGACGTTCGGAAGGAAATATACCCTTAGAGCTTCAGGAAATAGCGGTTGGATTTGCAGAGCAGACTGGCCAAAATACCGAGATTGGAATTATGATGTTTATTTGAAAATTCAAACGGGAGTAGAAATGAAGGAAATATTAAAGCAAAAAATTCAAGAATTATTAGAAATAATTGAAATTGCTCAGGGCAATGAGTCAACTTAA
- a CDS encoding cyanophycinase, giving the protein MRKCTFFHLVLLSFLGLSLACSKTDEAVVSTDIPELAGKAPKVVTYLTGNAADVSPTPTPGLLLMGGSTDVDAAIAWFLARSGGGDIVVIRSSGSDGYNQYMFDMVPVNSVETIIIDSRAKADLAAVTDKIRAAEALFIAGGDQWNYVNYWKNTATETAINYLLNTKGVTVGGTSAGLAILGSAYYSAQTGSVTTAQALANPYHSYVTLGHNDFIAAPNMQNTITDSHYTQRTRQGRHIAFMARMMKDWAYTTAKGIGVDEETAVCIDQNGIGKVYGINHAYFLKNTTLGPETCVSGSPLTWNRSAQAVQAYKIQGNATGNGSFNATNWTFSGGTSYFYYVNNGVLF; this is encoded by the coding sequence ATGCGCAAATGCACATTTTTTCATCTGGTACTCCTTTCTTTTTTGGGATTAAGCCTGGCTTGTTCGAAAACGGATGAAGCAGTAGTGTCCACCGATATTCCGGAATTGGCGGGAAAAGCCCCTAAAGTGGTTACCTACCTCACCGGAAATGCTGCCGATGTCTCGCCCACACCAACTCCAGGTTTGCTGCTGATGGGCGGTAGTACGGATGTAGATGCGGCCATCGCCTGGTTTTTGGCCCGCAGTGGCGGTGGCGATATTGTGGTGATTCGTTCATCCGGTTCGGATGGCTACAATCAATACATGTTTGACATGGTTCCTGTCAATTCAGTAGAGACCATCATCATCGATAGTCGGGCCAAGGCAGATTTGGCGGCGGTTACCGATAAAATCCGGGCTGCTGAAGCGTTATTCATTGCCGGCGGCGACCAGTGGAATTACGTCAATTATTGGAAAAATACGGCTACGGAAACGGCCATTAATTATTTGCTCAACACCAAAGGGGTAACCGTGGGAGGAACCAGCGCGGGACTGGCGATTTTGGGTTCGGCGTACTACAGCGCCCAAACGGGTAGTGTCACTACCGCTCAGGCTTTGGCCAATCCTTACCACAGCTATGTGACCTTGGGCCACAATGATTTTATCGCGGCACCGAATATGCAAAATACGATTACCGACTCGCATTATACCCAGCGCACGCGGCAAGGGCGCCACATTGCTTTTATGGCCCGCATGATGAAAGATTGGGCATATACGACCGCAAAAGGTATTGGGGTAGACGAAGAAACGGCAGTATGCATTGACCAAAATGGCATCGGTAAGGTCTACGGCATTAATCACGCTTACTTTTTGAAAAATACAACTCTTGGCCCCGAAACCTGCGTGAGCGGAAGCCCGCTGACCTGGAACCGTAGCGCGCAGGCGGTGCAGGCCTACAAAATCCAGGGCAATGCCACAGGGAATGGTTCGTTTAATGCCACGAACTGGACCTTCAGTGGGGGTACGTCGTATTTTTATTATGTGAACAATGGGGTGTTGTTTTAA
- a CDS encoding DUF4270 family protein translates to MRNLTDFLLFIVLAIWVAACQQSTLIGEDLIDEDNTQVQEIDTLRVETSSLLLDSIYTANASRMLAGAFADPYLGKVSAQCFFNLDSVDIFSIEDDANLLFDSLSLSLRHDYEYPATDHLQNLAVYTLEEKLDDEVFYFNHSVGPETLQKVGVTTFNTHSTRNNRFNIRLADDLGRALFEVAKKSDELDIDHVIQGMSIRQEGELAGQSVLGFPTDSIYLQVHYHDRKTDEKGSVSLKLKPALRYNRLLSDRGQTALRNLTQRGTAVSSSQTNAESYIQAGVGICTKLDFPTLRSIRQNRKISVNLAYLDIQPIKSSYQGSDLAPLENLYVYSPTHKNTLKQTYWSGSEINPVSVQRTVDALTGNSTYRIYLTDYISDILNQDADEYTGILLYTSASSTGINELGRVVLGSGQHPREAAKLHIIFTVIK, encoded by the coding sequence GTGAGGAATTTAACCGACTTTTTGCTCTTTATCGTATTGGCCATTTGGGTAGCCGCTTGCCAACAAAGCACCTTGATTGGTGAGGATTTGATAGACGAAGACAATACGCAGGTACAAGAAATTGATACACTGCGGGTGGAAACTTCCAGTTTATTGCTCGATTCCATCTACACCGCCAATGCCAGTCGCATGTTGGCCGGGGCTTTTGCCGATCCTTACCTCGGCAAGGTCAGTGCGCAGTGCTTTTTTAACCTGGATAGTGTGGATATTTTTTCGATTGAAGACGATGCCAACCTGCTTTTTGATTCCCTGAGCTTGTCGCTACGGCACGACTACGAATATCCAGCTACCGATCACTTGCAAAACCTGGCTGTGTACACCCTGGAGGAGAAACTGGACGATGAGGTGTTTTACTTCAACCATTCCGTAGGCCCAGAGACGCTACAAAAGGTTGGCGTGACAACCTTCAATACCCACTCTACCCGCAACAATCGTTTCAACATTCGCCTGGCCGACGACCTGGGTCGAGCCCTTTTTGAAGTCGCCAAAAAATCAGATGAATTAGACATCGATCATGTCATCCAGGGCATGAGCATCCGCCAGGAAGGTGAGCTTGCTGGCCAGTCAGTGCTGGGTTTTCCCACAGACAGCATTTATCTCCAGGTACATTACCACGACCGCAAAACGGATGAAAAAGGCAGTGTATCGCTGAAATTAAAGCCTGCCCTACGGTACAATCGCCTGCTCAGCGACCGTGGCCAGACGGCTTTGCGCAACCTCACGCAACGAGGAACTGCGGTGTCTTCAAGCCAAACCAATGCGGAATCCTACATCCAGGCTGGTGTCGGAATCTGCACCAAACTGGATTTTCCAACGCTGCGCAGCATTCGCCAGAACCGTAAAATCAGTGTCAATCTGGCTTATCTGGATATTCAACCCATCAAATCCAGTTACCAGGGCAGTGATTTAGCGCCTCTGGAAAACCTCTACGTGTATTCCCCAACCCATAAAAACACCCTCAAACAAACCTATTGGTCGGGAAGTGAAATCAACCCGGTCAGTGTTCAGCGCACAGTTGATGCCCTCACCGGAAACTCCACTTACCGCATTTACCTCACCGACTACATCAGCGACATCCTGAATCAGGATGCCGACGAATACACCGGCATTCTGCTGTACACCTCCGCTTCCAGCACAGGCATCAATGAGTTGGGCCGAGTGGTGCTGGGAAGTGGTCAACATCCACGCGAAGCGGCTAAACTGCACATAATTTTCACCGTAATTAAATAA
- a CDS encoding Kelch repeat-containing protein yields the protein MFYQPTLTRFPWSTLLLLLLSLGLGLSSCNLDDDDDEDPLGDWEQIKSGFPGVGRNAAVSFTIDNITYVGLGFDEDGERLSDFWAYNPELGYWDNLGRLSTDSNARFPGTGRNGAVAFALNGKGYVGLGDNDQDYQADFYEYNPGTRSWRKLADFPGGARRGAVAFVIGDKAYVGTGYNDNYLVDFWSYSPTSDTWEPVRDFGGSKREAATAAVFNGKAYVGFGNNNGIAQKNLYVFDPQQNSWAEIESLDDDDEDQENLEARISASAFVLGNRIFFFGGSTGGYYQGDIWAYDPALDTWTEHTALTDDCGSARATTIAFAHNGVGYVTTGTGGAGRFDDLWIFSPDVEQVDCD from the coding sequence ATGTTTTATCAACCGACTTTAACCCGTTTTCCCTGGAGCACATTATTGCTCCTGTTGCTCTCACTAGGACTGGGTCTTTCCAGTTGCAATCTTGATGACGATGATGATGAAGATCCACTGGGTGATTGGGAGCAAATCAAATCCGGCTTCCCGGGCGTTGGCCGCAATGCGGCGGTCAGTTTCACCATTGACAACATCACGTATGTCGGACTCGGCTTTGACGAAGACGGCGAGCGCCTCAGCGATTTTTGGGCCTACAATCCCGAACTGGGGTATTGGGACAACCTCGGGCGGCTCAGCACCGACAGTAATGCCCGTTTCCCGGGCACAGGTCGCAATGGTGCGGTGGCTTTTGCGCTCAATGGCAAAGGTTATGTAGGCTTAGGCGACAACGATCAGGATTACCAAGCTGACTTTTATGAGTACAATCCGGGCACCCGCTCCTGGCGCAAATTGGCCGATTTTCCGGGCGGTGCTCGTCGGGGGGCCGTTGCTTTTGTCATTGGCGACAAAGCCTACGTCGGAACGGGCTACAACGACAATTACCTGGTAGATTTTTGGAGCTACAGCCCTACCAGTGATACCTGGGAACCCGTCCGCGACTTTGGAGGCTCAAAACGCGAAGCCGCCACCGCGGCGGTATTCAATGGAAAAGCATACGTAGGTTTTGGCAACAACAATGGAATTGCTCAAAAAAACCTGTACGTTTTTGATCCTCAACAAAATTCCTGGGCAGAGATTGAAAGCCTCGATGACGACGACGAGGATCAGGAAAACCTGGAGGCCCGCATCTCCGCGAGTGCGTTTGTGCTCGGCAATCGGATCTTCTTCTTTGGAGGCAGCACGGGCGGCTACTACCAGGGCGACATTTGGGCTTATGATCCTGCATTGGATACCTGGACCGAACACACGGCCTTGACGGACGACTGCGGTTCAGCCCGAGCAACGACGATTGCCTTTGCGCACAATGGCGTCGGCTACGTCACTACAGGTACGGGTGGAGCTGGTCGTTTTGATGATTTGTGGATTTTTTCACCGGATGTGGAGCAGGTAGATTGTGACTAA
- a CDS encoding nucleotidyltransferase: protein MKKSENNTTIGSMVLDKDFREFIRLLNENGVRYLVIGGYAVAYHGYPRYTKDIDFWIWADPDNADRLIKTIQDFGLGVLGLQKEDLINPDNVIQLGYEPNRIDLIVALEGLDFESCFSRREDVEFEDLNVHFIGFDDLIQNKLSTGRMKDKVDAKTLEKKAKKSKPKK, encoded by the coding sequence TTGAAGAAATCAGAAAACAATACAACGATTGGAAGTATGGTGCTGGACAAGGATTTCAGAGAGTTTATACGATTGTTAAACGAGAACGGGGTTAGGTATTTGGTTATTGGCGGATATGCAGTAGCGTATCATGGTTACCCACGTTATACCAAAGACATCGATTTTTGGATTTGGGCTGATCCAGATAATGCAGATCGTTTAATCAAAACTATTCAAGATTTTGGGCTTGGGGTTCTGGGCTTACAAAAAGAAGATTTAATCAACCCAGACAATGTGATTCAACTTGGATATGAACCAAATCGGATAGATTTGATCGTGGCATTAGAAGGTCTGGATTTCGAATCATGCTTTTCACGGCGTGAAGATGTAGAGTTTGAAGACCTTAATGTTCACTTTATTGGCTTTGATGATTTAATTCAAAATAAACTTTCTACAGGTAGGATGAAAGATAAAGTGGATGCAAAGACACTTGAAAAGAAGGCTAAAAAAAGCAAGCCAAAGAAATAG